The Maridesulfovibrio ferrireducens genomic interval TTAACTTTAACAAGAATTCATTTGACCAGAATGTAAAGAAACTTTACAAATAAAAACATGAATACCAAAGAAGAAACCGTTCGACACATGACCCGTAGACTGAAACGCATCATTAACAAACACATGCGTATCGAAAAACTTCCCATTCCTGTCGGTGAGACCCTTCTGCTGAGTCCGTCCGAAGTTCACTCAATTCAAACAATCGGTAATAATAAAGGGGTAAATATTAACACACTGGGACAGCTTATGGGGATCACCAGAAGTGCAGCTTCCCAGATGGTTGGAAAACTAATGAAAAAAGGTTTGATAGAGAAGCGATCAGCAACAAACAACAAAAAAGAAACACTTGCTTTCCTTACTGATTCAGGTTGGGAAGCCTTCAAAATTCATGAAGAATTTCACGAACGCCACCTCAACGATCTTTTGAATCAACTGGATGAATTTTCAGACACACAAATTGCTACAACATCCACGATCCTTTCCGTTGTTGAAGACATTATGAATAAGCGCATGGCGGAACTCTTCGACATCTAGCTCTCAACTGATACAAAACAACATTCATTATAATACCAGCACTCAAATCATAACTTTTCAAAAAAATCCTTGCATCCCTTCCAAACTCGTCTCTATGGTCTGCCCATTCAAAACGTATCCTATAAATATAGCCCATCTCACACGGCTGACCATTAAATTATGAAAAAAATACTCACCACCTGCCCTTATTGCGGATCAGGCTGCAATTTTCATCTTCAAGTAGAAAACAATCAGATTATCGGAGTTATCCCTGCTATGAGCAACTCAGTTAACCAAGGTAGTTTGTGTGCCAAAGGGCATTTCGGCTTTGATTTTGTTCACCATCCAGATCGGTTAACGTCCCCGCTTGTCCGTAAAAACGGCGTATTAGTAGAAACAGACTGGGACGAAGCTTTTTCTGTAATCACTGAACGGTTCAAATCATTCAAAAAAGATTTCGGACCTGATTCAATTGCCGGATTCAGCTCGGCCCGTTGCACCAATGAAGAAAATTATCTCATGCAAAAATTTATGCGCGCAGCCATCGGTACCAATAATATCGACCACTGCGCGCGACTCTGACACGCTCCCACTGTAGCCGGTCTGGCTGCATCATTCGGAAGCGGGGCAATGACTAATTCTATTGATGAACTGGATTTGATGGGCACGGGTAATGCCATTTTTGCAATCGGAACCAACACCACAGAATGCCATCCTATTATAGGATTGGGCATGATGAAAGCGGCCCAGCGCGGAGCAAAGCTGATTATAGCCGACCCGCGCGCCATCACCCTTACGCAACATGCGGATGTCTGGCTTAGACTGAA includes:
- a CDS encoding MarR family winged helix-turn-helix transcriptional regulator is translated as MNTKEETVRHMTRRLKRIINKHMRIEKLPIPVGETLLLSPSEVHSIQTIGNNKGVNINTLGQLMGITRSAASQMVGKLMKKGLIEKRSATNNKKETLAFLTDSGWEAFKIHEEFHERHLNDLLNQLDEFSDTQIATTSTILSVVEDIMNKRMAELFDI